ATACCCACAACAACCAGAACATCGAGTACGGCTACGCCGAGGGCGCGGTGCCGGTCGGTGCCGGCAGCGCCGCTATCCGCCGCTACGCCGGGCGGTTCGACTATGACCAGGACGACTACGGCTTCGATAGCTACCTCGACGGCAAGTTCGAGGCGTTCGGTCTGCAGCACGAACTGATCGTCGGCGCCAACGCCAGCCGCCAGCAGACCCACGACTACTTCGCGCTGATGGGCCTGAGCGGCACCCAGAATCCGTTCGACCCGTCGCCGGCCTTCCCGCACCCGTCCAAGGACGCATTCCTGACCGCCCCCAGCCGCGGCGGCAGCGTTCCCACCGACTCCACCACCACCCAGTACGGCACCTACGCCACCCTGCGCCTGAAGCTGGCCGAGCCGCTGACCCTGGTGCTCGGCTCACGAGTGAGCTGGTACCGCAACAAAAGCGATTCCTATACCCAGGCCTGGGACTACTGGGTGCATAACCGCAGCCAGGAAAACGGCCAGGTCACGCCCTTCGCCGCGGTGCTCTATGACCTCAACGATGAATGGACCGCCTACGCCAGCTACGCCGATATCTTCCAGCCGCAGAGCAACCTGGTGAATGCCCAGGGCCAGGCCCTGCAACCGAAAACCGGCGCCAACTACGAGCTGGGCATCAAGGGTGAACTGTTCGGCGGCGCGCTCAACACCGCCTTCAACCTGTTCCGCACCATCGAGGAGCACCGCGCCGAAACCGACTTCGTCGACACCTGCAAGGGCTCGGGCGACCAGTACTGCTACACCGACAGCGGCAAGGTGCGCGCCCAGGGCTTCGAGGCCGAGGTCAGCGGCTCGCCCATCGAGCGCCTGCAACTGCTGGCAGGCTACACCTACACCCAGACCAAGTACCTGAACACCATCAACCAGACCGACCCGACCGAGCTCACCTTCACCTCCAGCTTCATCCCGCGGCACATGCTCAAAGTCTGGGGCGACTACCAGCTTGCCGGCGCGCTCGAGCGCTGGACCGTAGGGGCCGGGGTATCCAGCCAGAGCGAGAACTTCCGCCGCCAGGGCAACCTGAGCATCGAGCAAGCGGGCTACACGCTGTGGAGCGGTCGCGTACAGTACCGCCTGGACGAACACTGGAGCCTGGCACTGAACGGCAACAACCTGCTGGACAAGCGCTATTACTCGACCGTGGGGGCCACTGGCTGGGGTAACTACTACGGCGAGCCGCGCAACTTCATGCTGACGCTCAAAGGCAGTTTCTGACCGGTGCAAGACGGGGCGGCCCTGCGCGCGCCGCCCCTGGCGTTTTCACACCTTCTTCTGAGCTTGCGCCGCCTGATCAGGCAGCGTTCCTATGCTCGCGAGAAAGTCCCCGCAAGCAGTTGCTAGTAAGTAGCGGAAAGCCAAAGTGAGCTCAACAGCGCAGCTTACCTACTGATGTTGTTGGCTTAGTGAACAGTCCGCCAGCAAGTGCTGGTTGGCAGCGTACTTAAGCTAAATCAGTGTGTTGCGCACTAGGCCGAATGGCAAGTTCATGGGGTCTGCCGCCGTCGAAACAGGGCATGATAACAGGCCGAGTTACGCACCTTGCACACGCCGCGGTCGCGCTCTAACCATCCAGCAATTTACTCCGGCGCCCCTGCAGTTCAAGGTTGCAAGCACGGCCTGCGCTGCTGTTAGGTTACTTGCCATTTTGGTTCATCGTATTTGACATCGCTCCTGTCTCTGCCATCCTATTGGCATAGTGCCACCATGACAGGGGTTTTTATGCAATCTCTCCTGCAGGTCGAACCCCACAAAGTCATTCTCTGAAAGCTTTCGTGGATTGTAACAACCTGATTAAGCATGACCATGCTTACATTAATCCTTCATCGCCTGGTGTTTCACTGCCATATCGTCAAGTTATATAACTTTGCCCGGATCCTGATATTGATCGACTTTATAGGAGTAGGGACATATGAAAGCCATTGCGGCAAGTGTCATGTCACTGCTTTTCGCGGCAGGATGCGCGACGAATAAAAACGACTCCGCGATTGATGATGTGAACTCGCAAACAAACACTATCTATATAGATAAAAATGGAGAGTTGCTAAATCCTGAAACCGGAAAAAAAGTGTCAGAATCAAAAGATTTTCTGGAAGTTGATAGAGCCGAAAGGAAATATATCTCAGGGATAATTAGTGGATTTAAGTCAGCAAACGAAAAGGCGAAAGGCCAATCAAAAACACTGCGCCTCACTTTATTTGTGCATGGTGGCTTGAATGTTTTTGATGGCGCTACTGAGCGAGCGAGAAAATTTTCCAGGGATATGATCAAAGACGGGCAGTATCCGGTATTCATATGCTGGGATAGTGGCCCATTCACCAATTACTTCGATCATCTATTCAGGATAAGAAAGGGGCTTAGCCGTCCTGTTTTAGGCGGAGTGAGCTCTCCTTTTGTATTTGTGGAAGACGCCGCTCGGTCTGTATCTAGAATTCCGGCAGCAACATACAAAGAAATTGCTGACACTGTAATTGTCGCCAAGGGCGTGGAAACAGTCGATGAAAGAAATTACAAATTGCGAGCAGCGGAACTTGATCATCAGCACTTTTCAGTACACAGCAGGGAGCCTTACACCGGTGTTGGAAACGCATACTGGACTGTTTGGAACCCGGTGAAATTTTTAACTGCCCCTTTCCTAGATGGCCTGGGAACAGGAGCATGGGATTCGATGTTACGTCGCGCCGACCTTGTTCTTACAAAAAAACAGGCATATGAAGGTGAGCTTCCAGCATCTAAGTCTTCCGACGGCGACGATAAGCAGGATGTGCCTCGGTATGCGGATACTGCAGCCACCAAGTTGCTAGCGGAATGGGCTCGAGATAGCAGCCTAAAAGACGTAAAAATAAATATTATTGGCCACAGCATGGGCGCTATAGTTTCTACCGACATTCTTGTGAGGCACCCTAGACTAAATGTAGATAATATTGTTTTCATGGGCGCAGCGGCGCGAATCAAAGATGTTGAGAATGTAATTGTTCCATGGATGCAGAGCGCAAATCATAAAGAAGCCAGGTTTTATAACTTGAGCCTGGACCCTTATCGCGAAATTGGAGAAAATGTATACTATGATTTTTTACCAAGGGGGAGCTTGCTAAACTGGATAGATTTTATATTCGGCTCTGTCAATTCGTACAAAGACCGTACAGCAGGCTCTTGGTGGAATATAGTTAGGACTGCAGAGGATATTTTTCCTGGCGGCGACCCTCAACTTAGACAGCGCGTCCATTTGACTAGATTCCCCATCGGGGGGCCGGAGATGGGCCCGCAAACACATGGCGGGTTTGGGGAGTATTGCTTCTGGCGGTCTAGCTTCTGGAAAAACACTGGTCGCCAACTCAAGCATCCACAGTGTGCAGGCCGCCCAGAATAAAGGGCTGAACATTCCTCAGGAGGCCTCCGTGCTGAATTTTCAGGCAGCAAAGCCGTACCAGCAAAGGTGCGGTGGATAGCCGCAGGCATCTGCATGCCTG
This sequence is a window from Pseudomonas maumuensis. Protein-coding genes within it:
- a CDS encoding TonB-dependent siderophore receptor — translated: MPLLQPSTRLRHAIHRFTLGLSLATAPGLMFAPIDALAISQTAYHIAAGPLGNAITQFGVQAGVTISFDTEQTRHLSTPGLDGSYSVEEGLLRLLGSSGLQAQRQGNGGYVLVPADNGPAMELGPLTIDANRLDATSEGTQSYAARAVTIGKGVHTLKETPQSVTVMTRKMLDDQNLNTLEQVLDKTPGITVYDSPMGGKYFYSRGFNLDGQYQYDGVPLDVGGNYVQANSFSSDMAFYDRVEILKGAAGMMKGSGSSAGGVNFVRKRGQDKAQTTLTLSAGTWDNYRGQVDVGGPLNESGTVRGRAVATLQDRQYFYDNAKRQDQVLYGALDWDVTPDTTLGVGLAYEDVDASPCYHGLPRYADGSDLKLSRSTCLGASWNDQQSQRTTGFADLKHRFNDDWSLNFASVYTHNNQNIEYGYAEGAVPVGAGSAAIRRYAGRFDYDQDDYGFDSYLDGKFEAFGLQHELIVGANASRQQTHDYFALMGLSGTQNPFDPSPAFPHPSKDAFLTAPSRGGSVPTDSTTTQYGTYATLRLKLAEPLTLVLGSRVSWYRNKSDSYTQAWDYWVHNRSQENGQVTPFAAVLYDLNDEWTAYASYADIFQPQSNLVNAQGQALQPKTGANYELGIKGELFGGALNTAFNLFRTIEEHRAETDFVDTCKGSGDQYCYTDSGKVRAQGFEAEVSGSPIERLQLLAGYTYTQTKYLNTINQTDPTELTFTSSFIPRHMLKVWGDYQLAGALERWTVGAGVSSQSENFRRQGNLSIEQAGYTLWSGRVQYRLDEHWSLALNGNNLLDKRYYSTVGATGWGNYYGEPRNFMLTLKGSF
- a CDS encoding alpha/beta fold hydrolase → MKAIAASVMSLLFAAGCATNKNDSAIDDVNSQTNTIYIDKNGELLNPETGKKVSESKDFLEVDRAERKYISGIISGFKSANEKAKGQSKTLRLTLFVHGGLNVFDGATERARKFSRDMIKDGQYPVFICWDSGPFTNYFDHLFRIRKGLSRPVLGGVSSPFVFVEDAARSVSRIPAATYKEIADTVIVAKGVETVDERNYKLRAAELDHQHFSVHSREPYTGVGNAYWTVWNPVKFLTAPFLDGLGTGAWDSMLRRADLVLTKKQAYEGELPASKSSDGDDKQDVPRYADTAATKLLAEWARDSSLKDVKINIIGHSMGAIVSTDILVRHPRLNVDNIVFMGAAARIKDVENVIVPWMQSANHKEARFYNLSLDPYREIGENVYYDFLPRGSLLNWIDFIFGSVNSYKDRTAGSWWNIVRTAEDIFPGGDPQLRQRVHLTRFPIGGPEMGPQTHGGFGEYCFWRSSFWKNTGRQLKHPQCAGRPE